In the genome of Candidatus Aminicenantes bacterium, the window AGTCAGCCAGGTTAAAGGTCGGCCATGACCAGGAGCCGAAACTGAAATGGAGAAAATCCACGACGGACCCGTCAATTAAGCGGTCCACCAGGTTGCCCACGGCTCCTCCCGCCACCAGGGAAAGGCCGGCCAATTCCAGGCGGCACTCCCGCGATATGCGCAGAAAAAAGACCATGACCAGGGCCAGCGCGAATATTGAGAGTATCGTAATGCCCTTCTGCAGCCAAGTGCCGGCACCTTTGGCAAAAAGTCCCCAGACAGCTCCGGAATTTCGGATGTAGAGGATATAAAAAAAACCAGGAATTACTTCGATGCGTTCGAAAAGGTGCAATCCATTTTTTACCACGATCTTGCTGACCTGGTCCAGGATTACGATCAGGCCGGACAAAGCCAGAAAAAGCCCCTTACCGGTCAGGTTGAAACGGTTCATGGATGACCTCGATCACCTTGCGGCAGCGCGGGCAGAGTTCCGGTTGGGATTCAACCCTGCTTTTGGATGCGAATCTCTTCCAACAACGCGGGCATTTGCCTCCGTTGAACGGGGTTACCTGTATGGCGGTTTCGGTTCCGTTCATGAAATAGACCGCGGCGGTAACCAGGATCTCGTTGAGCAGGTCCTGCGCGGAATCCAGCATCTGGGCCTGGTCCGGGCTTAGGGTGATGCTCACGGCGGCTTCGAGCGAATCACCGATTTCTCCGCGTTGCCGGGCCTCCTCCAGC includes:
- the lspA gene encoding signal peptidase II, coding for MNRFNLTGKGLFLALSGLIVILDQVSKIVVKNGLHLFERIEVIPGFFYILYIRNSGAVWGLFAKGAGTWLQKGITILSIFALALVMVFFLRISRECRLELAGLSLVAGGAVGNLVDRLIDGSVVDFLHFSFGSWSWPTFNLADSAITIGVCLLMLSILRGKGTAA